The following are encoded together in the Microterricola viridarii genome:
- a CDS encoding TetR/AcrR family transcriptional regulator has translation MMAVPSARAAETRERILSAAAEEFAERGYAGTSIGSIAERAGIGKGLVQYHFKAKVDLAVTLVQATFAQAPFANVVTTDPPPRGIAAIVASIRAVSRAFRDTVRVRAAVRLVREYDIIPVVFPTPYVGWMAVMAQCLRDATDDGDIPPGLDFETEGWHLVATFTGVQETSHRLTQRQDLPERIEEMLQRQLRLFGVVDPERFLRQGSNQAPIS, from the coding sequence ATGATGGCGGTTCCCAGCGCGCGGGCAGCTGAGACCCGGGAGCGCATCCTGTCGGCGGCAGCCGAGGAATTCGCAGAGCGCGGCTATGCCGGAACGTCCATCGGCAGCATCGCCGAGCGTGCCGGCATCGGCAAGGGGCTGGTGCAGTACCACTTCAAGGCCAAAGTCGATTTGGCCGTCACGCTCGTGCAGGCCACCTTCGCCCAGGCGCCGTTCGCCAACGTCGTGACCACCGACCCGCCGCCGCGGGGCATCGCGGCGATCGTCGCGTCGATTCGCGCGGTCTCCCGGGCATTCAGAGACACGGTCCGTGTGCGGGCTGCCGTGCGCCTCGTGCGCGAGTACGACATCATCCCCGTCGTCTTCCCCACGCCCTATGTCGGCTGGATGGCCGTGATGGCGCAGTGCCTGCGTGACGCGACGGATGACGGCGACATCCCGCCCGGCCTCGACTTCGAGACCGAGGGCTGGCACCTGGTCGCCACCTTCACGGGCGTTCAGGAAACCTCGCACCGCCTCACGCAGCGCCAGGATCTGCCGGAACGGATCGAGGAGATGCTCCAGCGACAGCTGCGCCTCTTCGGGGTCGTCGACCCTGAGCGCTTTTTGCGACAGGGCTCGAACCAAGCCCCGATTTCATAG
- a CDS encoding endonuclease domain-containing protein: MPIALVSQVLASLGGVAHYSGLERAGVSRSAVAAALRRGEVFRVRNGWFACAGAPAELVRAVRVGGTLTGASAAALYGLWTIADPLLHLRVRSSTSRLSAPSGGGRLVPGRHGVCVHYRSERVSIAADPLLRALAEMFNCSDEVSALVALDSALNSGKLGVWQLPELKALILSTRRASVDKADAGSQSGLETIVRLLMRSHGVRLRSQVQIAGVGRVDLLIGDRLVVELDGRGFHAGRFEEDRERDWELIQRGYLVVRVSYAMVMHQRERVEAGLLALVRRGVHRGQVW, from the coding sequence ATGCCCATCGCCCTTGTCTCTCAGGTTCTTGCCTCCCTCGGAGGAGTCGCCCACTACTCTGGCTTGGAACGCGCCGGTGTCAGTCGTTCAGCCGTCGCCGCGGCACTGCGTCGTGGCGAGGTCTTTCGTGTGCGCAACGGCTGGTTTGCCTGCGCCGGGGCTCCGGCAGAGCTGGTGCGGGCCGTGCGTGTCGGGGGCACGCTCACCGGCGCCTCAGCGGCCGCGCTATACGGCCTCTGGACGATCGCCGACCCGCTCCTGCACCTGCGAGTGCGCTCGAGCACGAGTCGACTCTCGGCGCCCAGCGGCGGCGGGCGGCTGGTCCCGGGACGGCACGGCGTCTGCGTGCACTACAGAAGCGAGCGGGTGAGCATCGCGGCAGACCCGCTGCTCCGGGCCCTCGCCGAGATGTTCAACTGCTCCGACGAGGTGTCCGCCCTCGTCGCTCTGGACTCGGCGCTGAACAGCGGCAAGCTCGGCGTCTGGCAACTGCCGGAGCTGAAGGCGCTGATTCTGTCAACGCGGCGGGCGAGCGTCGACAAGGCGGATGCCGGAAGCCAGTCCGGCCTCGAGACGATCGTGCGGCTGCTGATGCGCTCGCACGGCGTGCGCCTGCGCAGTCAGGTACAGATCGCCGGAGTCGGCCGCGTCGACCTGCTGATCGGGGACCGCCTGGTCGTAGAGCTGGACGGGCGCGGCTTCCACGCGGGACGGTTCGAGGAGGACCGGGAGCGGGATTGGGAACTGATCCAGCGTGGCTATCTGGTGGTGCGGGTGAGTTACGCAATGGTCATGCATCAGCGTGAGCGCGTTGAGGCCGGACTGCTGGCCCTGGTGCGCCGCGGTGTGCATCGCGGCCAGGTGTGGTGA
- a CDS encoding glycosyltransferase, translating into MTSYLICSTPVHGHVTPLLAVSRHLVQQGHRVRFLTGARYRDAVRATGAEYLPLPAEADYDDTDMDAAFPGRVGKSGVPGIRWDLSNIFLKPAPAQIGAVDEAVAAEPTDVILLESMFIGSMGLLARPRAERPAIVNLGIIPLGLGSVDTAPFGLGILPKPGRAGRIRNAMLRVITERFIFGGLQKEASAMMLATTGRPLGVFFMSGASQADAIVQFTVAGFEYPRRDLPETVHFVGPVSRTTPSAAPLPEWWGELDGSRPVVHVSQGTVANKDYEELIAPTMRALAGDDVLVLVSTGGRPVESLPHPLPANVRAAEYLPYDALLPLTDVFVSNGGYGGVHYALEHGVPLVVAGTTEDKLEVTARVEWAGVGVNLRSHKPVPDAVAAAVRTVLADPGYAERSRAIGAQIAASSGLVGLESVVESLLETSPARTAR; encoded by the coding sequence ATGACCTCCTACCTGATTTGCAGCACGCCCGTCCACGGCCACGTCACGCCGTTGCTCGCCGTCTCGCGCCACCTGGTGCAACAGGGGCACCGGGTGCGTTTCCTCACTGGAGCCCGCTACCGTGACGCCGTGCGTGCGACGGGGGCAGAGTACCTGCCGCTCCCGGCTGAAGCCGACTATGACGACACCGACATGGATGCCGCCTTCCCCGGCCGTGTGGGCAAGAGTGGCGTCCCCGGCATCCGCTGGGACCTCAGCAACATTTTCCTGAAGCCTGCTCCAGCCCAGATCGGGGCCGTCGACGAGGCTGTCGCCGCCGAGCCGACGGATGTGATCCTGCTGGAGAGCATGTTCATCGGCTCGATGGGGCTGCTTGCCCGGCCCCGGGCCGAGCGCCCCGCCATCGTCAACCTGGGCATCATCCCGCTCGGCCTCGGCAGCGTCGACACGGCGCCGTTCGGCCTGGGCATCCTGCCCAAGCCCGGCCGTGCCGGCCGCATCCGCAACGCGATGCTCCGGGTGATCACCGAGAGGTTCATCTTCGGCGGGCTGCAGAAGGAGGCCTCGGCGATGATGCTCGCCACGACCGGCCGCCCGCTCGGGGTCTTCTTCATGAGCGGCGCCTCGCAGGCAGACGCGATTGTGCAGTTCACCGTCGCCGGCTTCGAGTACCCGCGCCGCGACCTGCCAGAGACGGTGCACTTCGTCGGCCCGGTCTCGCGCACCACGCCCAGCGCGGCGCCGCTGCCGGAGTGGTGGGGCGAGCTCGACGGCTCGCGGCCCGTTGTGCACGTGAGCCAGGGCACCGTCGCGAACAAGGACTACGAGGAGCTGATCGCCCCGACCATGCGGGCGCTTGCCGGCGATGACGTGCTGGTGCTGGTGAGCACCGGCGGCCGCCCGGTCGAGAGCCTGCCGCATCCGCTGCCGGCCAATGTGCGCGCCGCCGAGTACCTGCCTTACGACGCGTTGCTGCCGCTCACTGACGTGTTCGTCAGCAACGGCGGCTACGGCGGGGTGCACTACGCGCTCGAGCACGGCGTGCCGCTCGTCGTCGCCGGTACGACAGAGGACAAGCTTGAGGTGACCGCGCGTGTGGAGTGGGCGGGCGTCGGCGTGAACCTGCGCAGCCACAAGCCGGTGCCGGATGCCGTCGCGGCCGCCGTGCGCACGGTGCTGGCCGACCCGGGCTATGCCGAGCGCAGTCGGGCGATCGGTGCACAGATCGCGGCCTCGAGCGGTCTCGTCGGGCTGGAGTCGGTCGTGGAGTCGCTGCTGGAGACCAGCCCCGCGCGCACTGCCCGCTAG
- a CDS encoding inositol monophosphatase family protein, whose amino-acid sequence MSAELLEMARRIALQAGALAAERRREGVSVAASKSSDVDIVTAADRETEALIRALIRLERPDDAFYGEETDAAAGSSGLVWVVDPIDGTVNYLYGSPAWAISIAVGELGQSDDADAEPTANWRALAGVVYAPATAELYAASAGGGAWVEQIGSPTHPAPQPLHVNTGAPLAQALIGTGFSYSADRRQAQAEVLLTLLPLVRDIRRVGSAALDLCAVAAGRLDGYFERHLNPWDHAAGALIAAEAGATVAGLNGAPATAELLIAAEPALFTALHGALLAAE is encoded by the coding sequence ATGAGCGCCGAACTGCTGGAGATGGCCCGCCGGATCGCATTGCAGGCAGGGGCGCTGGCGGCCGAGCGCCGCCGTGAGGGCGTCAGCGTGGCGGCGAGCAAGTCGAGCGACGTCGACATCGTCACCGCCGCCGACCGCGAGACCGAGGCGCTGATCCGCGCCCTGATCCGACTCGAACGACCAGATGATGCGTTCTATGGGGAGGAGACGGACGCCGCGGCCGGCAGTTCCGGCCTGGTCTGGGTCGTCGACCCCATCGACGGCACCGTCAACTATCTCTATGGCAGCCCCGCCTGGGCGATCAGTATCGCGGTGGGAGAGCTGGGCCAGTCGGATGACGCCGACGCCGAGCCGACAGCCAACTGGCGGGCGCTCGCCGGAGTCGTCTACGCGCCGGCCACCGCCGAGCTCTACGCAGCCTCGGCAGGCGGCGGTGCCTGGGTCGAGCAGATTGGCTCGCCGACGCACCCCGCCCCGCAGCCGCTGCACGTGAACACCGGCGCCCCGCTCGCCCAAGCCCTGATCGGCACCGGCTTCTCATACAGCGCCGACCGCCGCCAGGCGCAGGCAGAGGTGCTGCTCACGCTTCTGCCGCTCGTGCGCGACATCCGGCGCGTCGGCTCGGCCGCCCTCGACCTCTGCGCCGTGGCCGCCGGCCGGCTTGACGGCTACTTCGAGCGGCACCTCAACCCATGGGACCACGCCGCCGGCGCACTCATCGCGGCCGAGGCAGGCGCGACCGTGGCCGGCCTGAACGGCGCCCCGGCGACCGCCGAGCTGCTCATCGCCGCGGAACCCGCGCTGTTCACGGCGCTGCACGGCGCACTGCTGGCCGCCGAATGA
- a CDS encoding winged helix-turn-helix transcriptional regulator has product MTVSYVQTSGIPGMTEGVFPAACPSRTVLDHVTSKWGVLVLLTLSRAPHRWGELRRGIEGISEKMLAQTLRTLERDGFVLREVRAVIPPRVDYSLTARGRELSDHLLPLMAWIDGNAADILAPQEPQTAQAAQSAQTAQTAQAPQPA; this is encoded by the coding sequence ATGACGGTGAGTTATGTGCAAACAAGCGGGATCCCGGGGATGACCGAAGGCGTCTTTCCCGCAGCATGCCCGAGCCGCACCGTGCTCGACCACGTCACCAGCAAGTGGGGCGTGCTCGTTCTGCTGACCCTCTCGCGGGCGCCGCACCGGTGGGGCGAGCTGCGCCGCGGCATCGAGGGCATCAGCGAGAAGATGCTGGCGCAGACCCTGCGCACCCTCGAGCGCGACGGCTTCGTGCTGCGCGAGGTACGGGCGGTCATCCCGCCCCGGGTCGACTACAGTCTCACCGCACGGGGGCGCGAGCTCAGCGACCACCTGCTGCCGCTGATGGCGTGGATCGACGGCAACGCCGCCGACATCCTCGCGCCCCAGGAACCGCAGACGGCCCAGGCAGCCCAGTCGGCCCAGACAGCACAGACGGCCCAGGCCCCCCAGCCGGCCTAG
- a CDS encoding GNAT family N-acetyltransferase has translation MNTDALTGPRLVTERLLLRRWTPADRAPFAALNADPRVMEHFPSTLDAAASDAMIERIEQGFERAGFGLWAVERRDTGEFIGFVGLSRPGFTAHFTSPEHPAVEVGWRLAADAWGNGYASEAASAALAFGFEQLGLGEIVSFTALGNLRSRKVMERIGMTHDPADDFDHPALPRTDRLSRHVLYRARPRESWPV, from the coding sequence ATGAACACTGACGCGCTGACCGGCCCGCGCCTGGTCACCGAGCGACTGCTGTTGCGCCGGTGGACTCCGGCTGACCGGGCGCCGTTCGCCGCCCTGAACGCAGACCCCCGGGTGATGGAGCACTTCCCCTCGACCCTGGATGCCGCGGCATCCGACGCCATGATCGAACGCATCGAGCAGGGCTTCGAACGGGCTGGTTTCGGTCTGTGGGCAGTGGAGCGGCGCGACACGGGGGAGTTCATCGGGTTCGTCGGGCTCTCTCGTCCCGGCTTCACGGCCCACTTCACCTCGCCGGAGCACCCGGCCGTCGAGGTCGGCTGGCGCCTGGCCGCCGACGCCTGGGGCAACGGCTACGCCAGCGAGGCGGCATCCGCGGCGTTGGCCTTCGGCTTCGAACAGCTCGGTCTGGGCGAGATCGTCTCGTTCACCGCGCTCGGCAACCTGCGCTCGCGCAAGGTGATGGAGCGCATCGGGATGACGCATGACCCGGCCGACGACTTCGACCACCCCGCTCTGCCTCGCACCGATCGGCTGAGCCGCCATGTGCTCTACCGGGCGCGGCCGCGTGAGTCCTGGCCGGTTTGA
- a CDS encoding peptidoglycan DD-metalloendopeptidase family protein, translated as MPADAIAPDASVPGTVDTATADAAAPARPLTRREIRERERALELATGEPQEPATAVLPIVAEVPTRTAILPAVPQPEPHTAESYAELLNALVLPAPDPAPLATAEDFMHAAAPAAFAAELPEQAAALPIRRSRRAADVEVDAILPTAVATPGSRRSANPRGQVEPLGASELSAANLDTASADEEAPQAEELLVDAQQTTALLADALRVDALFSDILNPDSVSGAQTSDPAQRRRSAGRSEPLAVPRASTTPGASRTATPRAAVRTAPTLSVTRRIATKTTAIVAMGFVALMAVATSVPAEALLTADDVKAAALVAKMPSKTEPGQSVIAHGADSITVQADGYETATIAEAAAASGIRMESTFVNNPNGAVQWPFAVGVHVGDRFGFRDCAGCSSNHGGQDFNPGNGAEIQSIADGVVTLAEDGEGSLGVHMMIEHQINGETITSVYAHMQHGTMRYSTGDVVKVGDVIGNTGTTGMSTGPHLHFEIRLGGINGVKVDPLDWLYANTN; from the coding sequence TTGCCTGCTGACGCCATTGCCCCGGATGCCTCTGTGCCCGGCACTGTCGACACAGCGACGGCGGATGCCGCGGCCCCCGCGAGACCGTTGACCAGGCGCGAGATTCGCGAGCGCGAGCGGGCCTTGGAGCTCGCCACCGGCGAGCCGCAGGAGCCGGCCACGGCCGTGCTGCCGATCGTCGCCGAGGTGCCGACCCGCACCGCGATCCTGCCCGCCGTTCCGCAGCCGGAGCCCCACACGGCAGAGTCGTACGCCGAACTGCTCAACGCACTCGTGCTTCCGGCCCCCGATCCGGCGCCGCTGGCCACGGCCGAAGATTTCATGCACGCAGCGGCCCCGGCCGCCTTCGCCGCGGAGCTCCCGGAGCAGGCCGCGGCCCTTCCGATTCGGCGCTCGCGCCGCGCGGCAGATGTCGAGGTCGATGCGATCCTGCCGACCGCCGTCGCCACCCCCGGCTCCCGCCGCAGCGCCAACCCGCGCGGCCAGGTCGAGCCCCTCGGCGCGAGCGAGCTCAGTGCAGCCAACTTGGACACAGCAAGCGCTGACGAGGAAGCCCCGCAGGCCGAGGAACTGCTCGTCGACGCACAGCAGACCACCGCGCTTCTCGCCGACGCCCTGCGCGTTGACGCGCTGTTCTCCGACATCCTGAACCCCGACTCCGTCAGCGGCGCACAGACGAGCGACCCCGCGCAGCGCCGGCGCTCCGCCGGTCGCTCCGAGCCGCTCGCGGTACCGCGCGCCTCGACAACCCCCGGCGCCTCGCGCACTGCCACGCCTCGTGCTGCCGTTCGCACCGCCCCCACTCTCTCGGTCACCCGCCGCATCGCCACCAAGACAACGGCCATCGTCGCCATGGGCTTCGTGGCGCTGATGGCCGTGGCCACCTCCGTGCCGGCCGAGGCGCTGCTGACGGCCGACGACGTCAAGGCCGCCGCTCTGGTCGCGAAGATGCCGAGCAAGACCGAGCCCGGCCAGTCGGTCATCGCCCACGGAGCGGACTCCATCACCGTGCAGGCTGACGGCTACGAGACGGCCACCATCGCCGAGGCCGCCGCAGCCAGCGGCATCCGGATGGAATCCACCTTCGTCAATAACCCGAACGGCGCTGTGCAGTGGCCGTTCGCCGTCGGAGTGCACGTCGGCGACCGCTTCGGCTTCCGCGACTGCGCCGGTTGCTCCAGCAACCACGGCGGTCAGGACTTCAACCCGGGCAACGGCGCCGAGATCCAGTCCATCGCCGACGGCGTTGTGACGCTCGCCGAGGACGGCGAGGGCAGCCTCGGCGTGCACATGATGATCGAGCACCAGATCAACGGCGAGACCATCACCAGCGTCTACGCACACATGCAGCACGGAACGATGCGCTACAGCACCGGCGACGTGGTCAAGGTGGGCGACGTGATCGGCAACACGGGCACCACCGGCATGAGCACGGGCCCGCACCTGCACTTCGAGATCCGCCTGGGCGGCATCAACGGCGTCAAGGTCGACCCGCTCGACTGGCTGTACGCCAACACCAACTAG
- a CDS encoding NmrA family NAD(P)-binding protein has product MTLVITGATGQLGTLVIDALLRNGTPATQIVATGRNEQRLAALRERGVRTAVADYSDRVAFERAFAGAEAVLLISGSEVGQRVAQHRTVVEAAQAAGVARLVYTSAPRATSSALILAPEHKATEELIAASGIPATILRNGWYTENYAGALGQAATSGEIVASVGDGRVASASRADYADAAAVVLADASHVGQIYELSGDVAWTHADLAAVATELLARPVTYRNLSPEQHLAALADAGLDAGTAGFVVALDGNIRDGLLAETSGDLARLIGRPTTPLQEGLAPAADEALAA; this is encoded by the coding sequence ATGACCCTCGTCATCACCGGAGCAACCGGCCAGCTTGGCACTCTCGTCATCGATGCGCTGCTGCGGAACGGCACACCGGCCACTCAGATCGTCGCGACCGGGCGCAACGAGCAGCGCCTGGCCGCGCTGCGGGAGCGCGGAGTGCGCACCGCCGTCGCCGACTACTCCGACCGGGTCGCGTTCGAGCGGGCATTCGCCGGCGCGGAGGCCGTTCTGCTCATCTCTGGGAGCGAGGTCGGCCAGCGCGTCGCGCAGCACAGGACCGTTGTCGAGGCCGCCCAGGCTGCCGGCGTCGCACGCCTCGTCTACACGAGCGCGCCGCGCGCCACCAGCTCCGCCCTGATCCTGGCGCCGGAGCACAAGGCGACAGAGGAGCTCATCGCCGCCTCCGGTATCCCGGCCACGATCCTTCGCAACGGCTGGTACACCGAGAACTACGCCGGTGCGCTCGGCCAGGCGGCGACCAGCGGCGAGATCGTCGCCAGCGTCGGCGATGGACGCGTCGCCAGTGCGAGCCGCGCCGACTACGCGGATGCCGCGGCCGTCGTGCTCGCCGATGCGAGCCACGTCGGGCAGATCTACGAGCTGAGCGGTGACGTCGCGTGGACGCACGCCGACCTTGCCGCGGTTGCCACCGAACTGCTCGCTCGGCCCGTCACCTACCGCAATCTGAGCCCGGAGCAGCACCTGGCCGCTCTGGCCGACGCCGGGCTCGACGCCGGAACGGCCGGCTTCGTCGTCGCGCTCGACGGCAACATCCGTGACGGCCTGCTGGCCGAGACGAGCGGCGACCTCGCCCGCCTGATCGGCCGCCCGACGACCCCGCTGCAGGAGGGTCTCGCGCCCGCCGCTGACGAGGCGCTCGCCGCCTAG
- a CDS encoding TetR/AcrR family transcriptional regulator, producing the protein MSDGTSAPATRSYNSTLRASQAAETRRRILDAAAECFSATGYGGTSLADIARAAGVSVETVKLNGPKRELLLAAFEQSFAGREGRDSLADHEPIAAITEAADDADYLSGIVHFVAEANRRSNRLWAAFLAAASSDAVVADELAALQQRRRTDFNALVAQLAERGMLDADAAPERVADALSFIVSPESYGQLVLGSGWSQTEYEAWLVRTIGAIARDDWSVGK; encoded by the coding sequence ATGTCGGATGGAACTTCTGCCCCGGCCACGCGCAGCTACAACTCCACCCTGCGCGCCAGCCAGGCCGCCGAGACCCGACGACGCATTCTGGACGCGGCCGCGGAGTGCTTCTCGGCCACCGGCTACGGCGGAACCTCCCTTGCCGACATCGCCAGGGCGGCGGGCGTCTCTGTCGAGACCGTGAAGCTGAACGGCCCTAAGCGCGAGCTCCTCCTGGCCGCGTTCGAGCAGAGCTTCGCCGGCCGAGAGGGGCGTGATTCCCTCGCCGACCACGAGCCCATCGCCGCGATCACCGAGGCGGCGGATGACGCCGACTACCTCAGCGGCATCGTGCACTTCGTGGCAGAGGCCAACCGGCGCAGCAATCGCCTGTGGGCCGCATTCCTCGCCGCCGCCTCCTCTGACGCGGTGGTGGCCGACGAGCTCGCGGCACTGCAGCAGCGGCGACGCACCGACTTCAATGCTCTGGTTGCCCAGCTGGCGGAACGCGGCATGCTCGACGCCGACGCCGCCCCGGAGCGCGTGGCCGACGCGCTCTCCTTCATCGTGTCGCCGGAGAGCTACGGGCAGCTTGTGCTGGGATCTGGCTGGAGCCAGACGGAGTACGAGGCCTGGCTGGTGCGCACCATCGGCGCGATCGCGCGGGACGACTGGAGCGTGGGGAAGTAG